The following are encoded together in the Zygosaccharomyces rouxii strain CBS732 chromosome C complete sequence genome:
- a CDS encoding uncharacterized protein (highly similar to uniprot|Q04869 Saccharomyces cerevisiae YMR315W Hypothetical ORF): MSPLNVGIVGTGIFAKDMHLPCYQSYPDKFRIAAANNRTKSKAEDFAKLAGIPENKVYDTLDEVLQDKDIDFIDAMLPVQNNLDTAKKAIAAKKPILLEKPIAANLTQARELVKIAEASDVPVGIAENWLYLEVLEEAKKHIGKIGPIVAFTHNSTGPFVTSNKYLATTWRQNPEHIGGFLSDGGVHQMGLAASLVGEFDTVSALTRQVRKESGTDDIVFSTVSIRNSDVIGTFTYGSAFGATDKSVYLKIYGKNGSLLVDLSDKAQPVVKVRVGGTLETAGQEEVYPVKTDGTSGVKAEFLNFYETVSQKDKSLFRGSPRVTFHHLAVIGAFLDSSAKNGSPVKVEQP; encoded by the coding sequence ATGTCTCCTCTAAACGTTGGTATTGTCGGTACGGGTATCTTTGCCAAGGATATGCATTTGCCATGCTACCAATCCTACCCAGATAAATTCAGAATTGCAGCTGCTAACAACAGAACCAAGAGTAAGGCTGAGGATTTTGCTAAATTAGCTGGTATTCCGGAAAATAAGGTGTATGATACTCTAGACGAGGTTCTTCAAGACAAGGACATCGATTTCATTGATGCTATGTTACCTGTCCAAAACAATTTAGATACAGCCAAAAAGGCCATTGCAGCTAAGAAACCAATCCTTTTGGAGAAGCCAATTGCTGCCAATTTGACTCAAGCTAGGGAACTGGTCAAAATTGCAGAAGCCAGTGACGTCCCAGTGGGTATTGCAGAGAATTGGCTTTATTTAGAAGTCTTAGAAGAGGCCAAGAAGCACATTGGTAAGATTGGTCCTATTGTTGCCTTTACTCATAACTCTACCGGTCCATTTGTTACTTCTAACAAATACTTGGCAACCACCTGGAGACAAAATCCTGAACACATTGGTGGATTCTTATCAGATGGTGGTGTTCACCAAATGGGTCTTGCCGCTTCATTAGTTGGTGAGTTCGACACCGTGTCAGCTTTGACTAGACAGGTCCGTAAGGAATCTGGTACTGATGATATTGTGTTCTCTACAGTTAGCATCAGAAACAGCGATGTTATCGGTACTTTCACTTATGGTTCCGCCTTCGGTGCTACTGACAAGTCTGTTTACCTCAAAATCTACGGTAAGAACGGTTCTCTGTTGGTAGACCTTTCCGACAAGGCTCAACCTGTGGTTAAGGTTAGAGTTGGTGGAACCCTAGAGACTGCAGGTCAGGAAGAAGTTTACCCAGTGAAGACTGATGGTACTAGTGGTGTCAAAGCTGAATTCTTAAACTTTTACGAGACTGTTTCTCAAAAAGATAAGAGTTTGTTCAGGGGCTCTCCAAGGGTTACCTTCCACCACTTGGCAGTTATTGGCGCCTTCCTGGATTCTTCTGCTAAGAACGGTAGTCCCGTTAAGGTTGAACAACCATGA
- a CDS encoding uncharacterized protein (highly similar to uniprot|P28273 YKL215C Saccharomyces cerevisiae Hypothetical ORF) — protein MATDKIRIAIDRGGTFTDCIGNPGTGKQEDDVIIKLLSTDPKNYPDAPLEGIRRLLEIFTGQEIPRGKPLDISGVSSIRMGTTLATNCALERNGEPCAFITTKGFKDVMIIGNQSRPDIFDLNIRRPKPLYDMVAEIDERVTLEDFSEDPINHKSVASATKNTVLGTSGEVVRILKVPDVTEVTTTLKNIYDKGIRSIAVAFLHSYTFPEHEKLIGRIAQDIGFKHVSLSSQVSPMIKHLPRSHSAVADAYLTPVIKKYLESIQSGLINDENTTIQFMQSDGGLVEGHRFSGLKSILSGPAGGVVGYSNTCYNHKNDIPLIGFDMGGTSTDVSRFGDAKLEHVFETTTAGIVIQSPQLNISTVAAGGSSRLFWENGLFRVGPDSATADPGPAAYRKGGPLTITDANLLLGRLVPEFFPKIFGPNEDESLDLEATAKKFDELTEIINKDMSTQMSRDEVAFGFLKVANESMARPIRAITENKGHLVSKHRLVTFGGAGGQHAVAVAESLGIKEVLAHRYSSILSAYGIFLADVVEENQEACFMSLNNDENIRSVKSKLAQLEVKSKEALIAQGFDGSHIVYEKYLNLRYEGTETSLMILEENENWNFEQWFADSHKREFGFAFSDKNIIVDDVRVRAVGKSHVRKEESVDDQLQKYAPREVVASKEASLFKDVYFENSWVKTPVFRIDEMAYGTVVKGPAILADGTQTNIIPGNSIAHILKSHIFIKVLGKSGSGSLNESEFRLDPVMLSIFSHRFMDIAEQMGMQLQKTSTSTNVKERLDFSCALFDPEGNLVANAPHLPVHLGSMSTCISAQAKLWRGKLKDGDVIVSNHPEIGGTHLPDITVISPAFSETGELIFYVASRAHHADIGGILPGSVPPNSKELYEEGASIYSELIVREGVFQEELITKLLLEEPAKYPGCSGARRISDNISDLKAQIAANNKGIQLISKMIDESGLNVIVKYMKAIQENASQTIKKMLKQLTQHFGKTHFIGDDLMDDGTLIKLKISLDIEKEEYVFDFEGTSPQVYGNLNAPEAITNSAILYCLRCLVGEDIPLNQGCLKPLTIKIPKGSILSPINGIAVVGGNVLTSQRVTDVVLKTFHVMADSQGDCNNFTFGTGGRDPNTGIVSKGFGYYETICGGHGAGEDSWRGPGWNGTSAVHTNMTNTRITDSEIFERRYPVILREFSVRNGSGGQGKYFGGNGALRDIEFRQPVEASILSERRVIAPRGINGGADGERGLNLWIRDDGKNLINIGSKNSVKVKPGDRIIIMTPGGGGCGAYIA, from the coding sequence GATTCAAAGATGTTATGATTATTGGTAACCAATCAAGACCTGATATTTTTGACCTTAATATTAGAAGACCTAAACCGCTTTACGATATGGTtgctgaaattgatgaacgGGTTACTCTGGAAGATTTCTCTGAAGATCCTATAAATCATAAATCTGTCGCTAGCGCAACAAAAAATACGGTTTTGGGAACTAGCGGTGAAGTGGTTCGAATTTTAAAAGTTCCTGATGTTACTGAGGTTACGACCACTCTGAAGAATATCTACGATAAGGGCATTAGATCCATTGCGGTGGCTTTCTTACATTCCTATACTTTTCCagaacatgaaaaattgatagGACGTATTGCCCAAGATATTGGGTTTAAACATGTCTCTCTATCGTCCCAGGTTTCTCCCATGATTAAGCACCTACCTAGATCCCATAGCGCTGTAGCTGATGCATATCTAACGCCAGTCATCAAGAAATACTTGGAGAGTATACAATCTGGATTGATTAATGACGAAAATACAACCATTCAGTTCATGCAATCAGATGGTGGTCTCGTAGAAGGTCACAGATTTTCAGGTTTAAAATCTATTTTATCAGGACCTGCTGGTGGTGTCGTTGGCTATTCAAATACTTGCTATAACCATAAAAATGATATCCCAttaattggatttgataTGGGGGGTACTTCGACAGATGTAAGTAGATTTGGTGATGCTAAATTGGAACATGTCTTCGAAACAACAACTGCAGGCATTGTAATTCAATCTCCACAACTTAATATAAGTACCGTCGCAGCGGGTGGTAGTTCAAGATTATTTTGGGAAAATGGCCTATTCAGAGTTGGTCCAGATTCTGCAACCGCCGATCCTGGTCCTGCCGCCTATCGTAAGGGAGGACCGCTAACAATTACTGATGCAAATTTATTGTTGGGTCGTTTGGTACCTGAATTCTTCCCCAAAATCTTTGGACCCAACGAGGACGAATCTTTGGACTTAGAAGCTACTGCtaagaaatttgatgaattgacGGAAATCATCAATAAAGATATGAGTACACAGATGAGTCGCGATGAAGTGGCATTCGGATTCTTAAAAGTAGCGAATGAATCAATGGCAAGGCCCATTAGAGCAATTACTGAAAATAAGGGACATCTAGTATCAAAGCATCGTTTGGTGACCtttggtggtgctggtggtcAACATGCTGTAGCAGTTGCGGAATCCCTAGGTATTAAGGAAGTTTTGGCTCATAGGTACTCTTCTATTCTTTCTGCTTATGGTATTTTCCTTGCTGATGTGGTTGAAGAGAACCAAGAAGCATGCTTCATGTCACTTAATAACGATGAAAATATAAGAAGCGTAAAGTCGAAATTGGCACAGCTTGAAGTGAAATCTAAAGAAGCATTGATTGCTCAGGGATTCGATGGGAGCCATATTGTTTACGAAAAATATCTAAATTTGAGGTATGAAGGTACAGAAACCAGCTTAATGATCTtggaggaaaatgaaaattggaattttgaGCAATGGTTTGCAGATTCTCATAAAAGAGAGTTCGGCTTTGCATTTAGTGATAAGAATATTATTGTCGACGATGTCCGTGTGAGAGCTGTGGGTAAATCTCATGTTAGGAAGGAGGAATCAGTGGATGATCAGCTTCAAAAATATGCTCCTAGAGAAGTTGTTGCATCTAAAGAGGCTTCCCTTTTCAAAGACGTTTATTTTGAGAACAGCTGGGTAAAGACTCCAGTTTTtagaattgatgaaatggcTTATGGTACCGTCGTAAAGGGTCCTGCTATTTTAGCAGATGGTACCCAAACTAACATTATACCTGGTAATTCCATAGCAcacattttgaaatctcatattttcattaaagTCTTGGGAAAATCTGGTAGTGGATCATTAAATGAATCTGAGTTCCGTTTAGACCCAGTAATGTTGTCCATTTTCAGTCACAGATTCATGGATATTGCTGAACAGATGGGAATGCAGCTGCAGAAGACTTCAACATCGACGAATGTAAAAGAAAGACTAGATTTTTCGTGTGCACTATTTGATCCTGAAGGTAATCTAGTTGCAAATGCACCTCACTTGCCTGTTCATTTGGGTTCTATGTCTACCTGCATATCGGCTCAGGCAAAGCTATGGAGAGGCAAATTGAAGGACGGTGATGTTATAGTTAGTAATCATCCAGAGATTGGTGGTACACATCTTCCTGATATTACAGTAATTTCACCAGCTTTTTCAGAAACGGGTGAATTGATCTTCTATGTGGCATCTCGTGCTCATCATGCCGATATTGGTGGTATTCTCCCTGGTTCTGTTCCCCCCAATTCTAAGGAACTTTATGAAGAGGGTGCTTCTATTTATTCAGAGCTAATTGTCAGAGAGGGTGtctttcaagaagaattaatcACTAAGCTTCTTTTAGAGGAACCTGCCAAGTACCCGGGATGTTCAGGTGCCAGAAGAATCAGTGATAATATCAGTGATTTGAAGGCACAGATTGCCGCCAACAACAAAGGTATTCAATTAATTTCGAAAATGATTGATGAAAGTGGGTTGAATGTCATTGTAAAATATATGAAAGCCATTCAGGAAAATGCTTCACAAACGATCAAAAAAATGCTAAAACAACTCACGCaacattttggaaagacGCATTTTATCGGCGATGATCTTATGGATGATGGGactttgatcaaattgaagatttcgctagatattgaaaaggaagagtatgtctttgattttgaaggtACTTCACCACAGGTTTATGGTAACTTGAATGCCCCTGAGGCAATCACTAATTCAGCAATTTTATATTGTTTGAGATGTTTAGTAGGTGAAGACATCCCATTAAACCAAGGATGTTTAAAACCGCTAACAATAAAGATCCCCAAAGGTTCAATTCTAAGTCCTATCAATGGTATTGCCGTGGTAGGTGGTAATGTTCTTACATCTCAAAGAGTAACTGATGTAGTACTGAAAACCTTCCACGTTATGGCCGATTCCCAAGGTGATTGTAACAATTTCACATTTGGTACAGGTGGTAGAGATCCAAATACAGGAATTGTGTCCAAAGGATTTGGTTATTACGAAACTATATGTGGTGGCCATGGTGCCGGTGAAGACTCTTGGAGAGGTCCTGGTTGGAATGGTACGAGTGCCGTACATACAAATATGACCAATACAAGAATAACTGATAGTgagatttttgaaagaagatatCCTGTTATCCTCAGAGAATTTTCCGTCAGGAATGGATCTGGCGGCCAAGGGAAATACTTTGGCGGTAATGGTGCCCTCAGGGATATTGAATTCCGTCAACCTGTAGAGGCCTCCATTCTATCAGAGAGGAGAGTTATTGCCCCACGCGGGATCAATGGTGGTGCTGATGGTGAAAGAGGTCTAAATCTTTGGATCAGGGACGATGGCAAAAATCTAATTAACATTGGCAGTAAGAATTCCGTCAAAGTGAAACCTGGAGACCGCATTATAATAATGACACCGGGTGGTGGCGGATGTGGTGCTTATATCGCATAA